In Paenibacillus sp. FSL R7-0345, a single window of DNA contains:
- a CDS encoding MFS transporter, with product MAFSWKRNLIVLWIGVFFCSTAYSISIPFLSIFLSDQLGVTSHLEIWSGVSFGITFLASALISPYWGSLADKYGRKPMLIRSGFSLAALYLINYFVHDPYVFLAVRVLQGLLAGFVPAAIAMVATNTPEEKTGYALSIMSTAGATGSIIGPLIGGVVSYYSSNRSAFLFSAAIVLISALIATFFAKEENFNRSAARSRVSDDIREAVKNKAFITLLSLAGISTFSVMILEPLLPIYLLDMGISKNSASLSSGIVFSAVGIATVIMAPQWGRIGSRKGFGFILFIGLIGGGIGNILQYFVSGYVEFAILRFVYGLFYAGVLPSVNAMIVQSIEPGFRGRAFGLNQAASQLATMAGPIIGGLLGAFIPIRWVFVINGMMLLAAALLVKLRNLEAKVGEARVHGEAADAGAAGNM from the coding sequence TTGGCATTTTCATGGAAAAGGAATCTGATCGTGCTCTGGATAGGGGTGTTCTTCTGCAGCACAGCCTATTCGATTTCGATTCCGTTCCTCTCGATTTTCCTCAGTGACCAGCTCGGAGTAACCAGCCATCTGGAGATCTGGTCGGGTGTGAGCTTTGGGATTACCTTTCTGGCCAGTGCGCTGATCTCCCCTTACTGGGGGTCTCTGGCTGATAAATACGGGCGCAAGCCGATGCTGATCCGTTCAGGCTTCAGTCTGGCCGCACTTTATCTGATCAATTATTTTGTACATGACCCGTATGTGTTTCTGGCTGTGCGAGTGCTTCAGGGGCTGCTGGCCGGATTTGTTCCGGCGGCGATTGCGATGGTGGCGACCAATACTCCGGAGGAAAAGACGGGTTATGCGCTCAGCATAATGTCTACGGCAGGTGCCACAGGCAGTATTATAGGCCCTCTGATCGGCGGGGTGGTCAGCTATTATTCGAGCAACCGCAGCGCTTTTCTGTTCTCGGCGGCAATTGTGCTCATTTCAGCGCTGATCGCGACCTTTTTCGCCAAAGAGGAGAACTTTAACCGTTCTGCAGCAAGGTCGCGTGTCAGCGATGACATCCGGGAGGCAGTCAAAAATAAAGCGTTCATCACACTGCTGTCCTTAGCTGGAATCAGCACCTTTTCGGTAATGATACTGGAGCCGCTGCTGCCGATTTATCTGCTGGACATGGGCATCTCCAAGAACTCGGCCTCGCTTAGCTCAGGGATTGTTTTCTCCGCTGTCGGGATAGCAACGGTAATAATGGCTCCGCAGTGGGGCCGGATCGGCAGCCGCAAGGGCTTCGGCTTTATCCTGTTTATCGGTCTGATCGGCGGGGGCATCGGCAATATCCTGCAGTATTTTGTCTCCGGCTATGTGGAATTTGCGATTCTGCGGTTTGTCTACGGCCTGTTCTATGCCGGGGTGCTGCCTTCAGTCAATGCGATGATTGTCCAGAGTATTGAACCGGGCTTCCGCGGCCGGGCGTTCGGACTGAATCAGGCGGCTTCCCAGCTGGCAACGATGGCCGGGCCGATTATCGGCGGACTGCTGGGCGCGTTTATTCCCATCCGCTGGGTATTCGTCATTAACGGAATGATGCTGCTTGCAGCAGCACTGCTGGTAAAATTGCGGAACCTGGAGGCCAAGGTTGGTGAAGCGCGTGTGCATGGGGAGGCAGCGGATGCAGGGGCAGCCGGCAATATGTAA
- a CDS encoding ATP-binding protein, translating to MKLPSPKRAAAIFMLLLLTVLVTAGFTIGRNGERDIVLLDWELKWAHSGEESVAGAAAAPQEDWLKMSSDRSRPLPPADADAAWLRFEIPQAKTHSALLIDKIYGTTLKAYRNNTLIYDSRQMVNFTGSKVLIPLSAQQGDGPLYLWSSGGDRGFGVGGQIRAGNYDGLMTLYVKQDLVDVILGTSLIFMAAVLLVCLYFIRVQMFSGGYYLVLVILAFGVLFITYSPFLSLILDSREHLVEACFDTALYILLPAFTLYFERIFGPGKSRHLVRFRNIQLGYSCFCFAFLILNALLSYRLEQLYRIMTVDVLGVLMIVQLSYLLAMAVVYAYRGNKDAAIFSTGFAVFAVISLSELMLYFTSKSPFHLFWWKWGVVAFILSLIVILGRGFARNYEQALSYSRELEQFNNTAQRSEKMEIISELAASVAHEVRNPLQVTRGFLQILGERSARKEKEYLNMAMEELDRASLIITDFLTFAKPGMEEVDVFELSGELRHVAGILGPLANLQGGTIELQLQEGLHVLGSPAKFKQAFINLIKNSVEALGEEGLITVSAWKSGQHIIISVKDNGEGMKPGELARLGEPFYSNKTKGTGLGLMVTFRIVEAMNGTIQFHSKKGQGTEVIVKLPADHSK from the coding sequence ATGAAGCTGCCATCACCAAAAAGAGCGGCCGCCATATTCATGCTCCTGCTCTTGACCGTTCTGGTAACTGCAGGCTTTACTATCGGGCGGAACGGTGAGCGGGACATCGTCCTGCTGGACTGGGAGCTGAAATGGGCGCATTCCGGGGAGGAATCTGTTGCCGGAGCGGCAGCGGCCCCGCAGGAGGACTGGCTGAAAATGTCGTCGGATAGAAGCAGGCCGCTGCCGCCTGCAGATGCGGATGCAGCCTGGCTGCGTTTTGAAATCCCGCAGGCCAAGACTCATTCAGCGCTGCTTATTGATAAAATATATGGAACAACACTCAAAGCCTACCGGAATAACACGCTTATATATGATTCCAGACAGATGGTTAATTTTACCGGCAGTAAAGTCCTGATTCCGTTATCAGCCCAGCAGGGCGACGGACCGCTGTATTTGTGGAGCAGCGGGGGCGACAGAGGCTTCGGGGTAGGGGGGCAGATCAGGGCAGGGAATTATGACGGCCTGATGACTCTCTATGTCAAACAGGATTTAGTGGATGTAATCCTGGGAACCTCGCTTATTTTTATGGCGGCTGTCTTACTGGTATGTTTATACTTTATACGGGTGCAGATGTTCTCCGGCGGTTACTATCTCGTCCTTGTGATCCTTGCCTTCGGTGTTCTGTTTATTACATACTCCCCGTTTCTGTCACTTATTCTGGATAGCAGGGAGCATCTGGTGGAGGCCTGCTTTGATACGGCTTTATATATACTGCTGCCGGCTTTTACCTTATATTTTGAACGGATTTTCGGACCCGGCAAAAGCAGGCATCTTGTACGCTTCCGCAATATTCAGCTCGGGTATTCGTGTTTTTGCTTTGCGTTCCTTATACTGAATGCGCTGCTGTCGTACCGGCTGGAACAGCTGTACAGGATCATGACGGTTGACGTGCTCGGAGTGCTGATGATTGTGCAGCTGTCCTATCTGCTGGCCATGGCCGTGGTGTATGCCTACAGGGGCAATAAGGATGCGGCGATTTTCTCCACCGGTTTCGCCGTCTTTGCCGTCATTTCACTCAGCGAACTGATGTTGTACTTCACATCCAAGAGCCCATTCCATCTCTTTTGGTGGAAGTGGGGTGTGGTGGCATTCATTCTCTCACTGATCGTTATTCTCGGCAGGGGCTTCGCCAGAAACTATGAGCAGGCGCTGAGCTATTCCCGGGAGCTGGAGCAGTTCAACAATACCGCGCAGCGCTCGGAAAAAATGGAGATTATCAGCGAGCTCGCCGCCTCCGTCGCCCATGAAGTGCGCAATCCGCTGCAGGTGACGCGCGGGTTCCTGCAGATTCTGGGCGAACGGTCTGCCCGCAAGGAGAAGGAATATCTCAATATGGCGATGGAGGAGCTGGACCGGGCCTCTCTGATCATCACGGACTTTCTCACCTTTGCCAAGCCGGGAATGGAGGAAGTGGATGTATTTGAGCTGTCGGGGGAGTTGCGGCATGTTGCCGGTATTCTGGGCCCGCTGGCCAATCTGCAGGGGGGGACGATTGAACTGCAGCTGCAGGAAGGACTTCATGTACTGGGGAGTCCCGCCAAGTTTAAGCAGGCTTTTATTAATCTGATCAAGAACAGTGTGGAGGCGCTCGGCGAAGAGGGGCTGATCACGGTGTCAGCCTGGAAATCCGGCCAGCATATCATCATCAGTGTGAAGGATAACGGGGAGGGTATGAAGCCCGGCGAGCTGGCCCGGCTGGGTGAGCCTTTTTATTCAAATAAAACCAAGGGAACCGGCCTGGGGCTGATGGTTACCTTCAGGATCGTTGAGGCGATGAACGGCACCATTCAGTTCCACAGTAAAAAGGGTCAGGGAACCGAGGTTATTGTGAAATTACCAGCTGATCACAGTAAATAG
- a CDS encoding HAMP domain-containing sensor histidine kinase, translating to MRLIGKSVHITAMLLLLLVTFGSLTASGEGHYAANEITEWQMQWGSRTGDTGLEVPSGTQGGWFSSGTAKPASELPDGISSAWTRIELPAVQYVSPAVYIGKLYALHIKVFVEDRLILEGDRSYIKDNYSLLVPLDSGDSGKTMYIWASTLQDRIGIKDSIVVGEHSELIRSYVKNGLIDVILGGSFIFVALVLFMCGFFLDRDHFSIAVPLSIVIAATGVLSITYSPFIYTFYSAYGALNIIFLDLGLLSLLPALTFLFEKIFGSGRFSIIRRFRIFQTVYSAICIVCLIINTLADNRYVEFYYFISTTVIGFIMIAQFTLLIACAILFSLKKNKDAITFAIGFGTAALTGVTELVWYYIKNGNYDLFYWKWSLVVFILSLIVILGRRLALNHRQVVRYSRELELFNNELQRSEKMEIISELAASVAHEVRNPLQVTRGFLQLLSEKASGSEEQYLSMALSELDRAANIITDFLTFAKPEFEQISILNVREEFKHIESIMLPLCHLNGGKMLMQAGEGLWVKGNSSKFKQAFINIIKNSIESLGDEGTVQMIAYGVGDYVYIHIQDDGEGMDREVLNRLGEPYFSNKTKGTGLGLMVTFRIIEAMTGEIRFESQKGAGTESVTTLPLAKPPEGSGSL from the coding sequence ATGCGCTTGATCGGTAAAAGTGTACATATAACAGCGATGCTTCTGCTGCTTCTGGTGACGTTCGGGTCGCTGACAGCCTCAGGGGAAGGCCATTATGCTGCAAATGAAATTACAGAATGGCAGATGCAATGGGGCAGCCGCACAGGGGATACTGGCCTTGAAGTCCCGTCCGGGACTCAGGGAGGCTGGTTCAGCAGTGGAACGGCTAAGCCTGCAAGTGAGCTTCCGGATGGTATATCCTCGGCCTGGACCCGGATTGAGCTGCCGGCTGTTCAATATGTGTCGCCTGCTGTTTATATCGGTAAGCTGTATGCCCTGCATATCAAAGTGTTTGTCGAGGACCGGCTGATTTTGGAGGGTGACCGCAGCTATATCAAGGATAATTACTCTTTGCTCGTCCCGCTGGACAGCGGGGATAGCGGCAAGACAATGTATATCTGGGCTTCAACGCTCCAGGACCGGATCGGAATCAAGGATAGCATTGTTGTCGGTGAGCATAGCGAGCTGATCCGCAGTTATGTCAAAAACGGGCTGATTGATGTCATCCTGGGCGGTTCCTTTATTTTTGTAGCGCTGGTGCTGTTTATGTGCGGATTCTTTCTGGACAGGGATCATTTTTCGATTGCGGTACCATTATCCATTGTTATTGCAGCTACAGGGGTATTGTCTATAACCTACTCGCCCTTCATTTATACTTTTTACAGCGCCTACGGAGCGTTAAACATTATCTTTCTTGACCTGGGGCTGCTGTCACTTTTGCCGGCGCTTACCTTTCTGTTTGAGAAAATATTCGGCAGCGGCCGCTTCTCCATCATCCGCCGGTTCCGCATTTTTCAGACGGTCTATTCCGCGATCTGCATCGTGTGCCTGATCATTAATACGCTGGCTGACAACCGTTATGTAGAGTTTTATTATTTTATATCCACCACGGTAATCGGCTTTATTATGATCGCACAGTTCACTCTGCTCATAGCCTGTGCCATTCTCTTTTCGCTCAAAAAGAACAAGGATGCGATCACATTTGCCATAGGCTTCGGCACCGCCGCTTTGACAGGGGTAACCGAGCTGGTCTGGTATTATATCAAGAACGGCAACTATGATCTGTTTTACTGGAAATGGTCGCTGGTAGTGTTCATTCTTTCGCTGATTGTCATTCTGGGCCGCAGGCTGGCCTTAAACCACCGGCAGGTGGTCAGATATTCACGGGAGCTGGAGCTGTTTAACAATGAACTGCAGCGTTCCGAGAAGATGGAGATTATCAGCGAGCTCGCCGCTTCAGTAGCGCATGAGGTGCGTAATCCTCTGCAGGTGACAAGAGGGTTCCTGCAGCTTCTCAGCGAGAAGGCAAGCGGCAGCGAAGAGCAGTATTTATCAATGGCGCTCAGTGAGCTGGACCGTGCTGCAAATATCATCACCGATTTTCTGACCTTTGCCAAACCGGAATTCGAGCAGATTTCAATCCTGAATGTCCGTGAGGAGTTCAAGCACATTGAGAGTATTATGCTGCCGCTGTGTCATCTGAACGGGGGGAAAATGCTTATGCAGGCCGGTGAGGGCTTGTGGGTCAAAGGCAATTCCTCCAAATTCAAGCAGGCTTTCATCAATATTATTAAGAACAGCATCGAATCACTGGGCGATGAGGGTACGGTACAAATGATTGCTTACGGTGTCGGTGATTATGTGTATATTCATATTCAGGATGACGGAGAGGGTATGGACCGCGAGGTGCTGAACCGGCTTGGGGAGCCGTATTTCTCGAACAAAACGAAGGGGACGGGCCTTGGCCTGATGGTGACCTTCCGGATCATTGAAGCCATGACGGGCGAAATCCGTTTTGAAAGCCAAAAAGGAGCCGGAACCGAATCCGTTACGACTTTGCCTCTGGCAAAGCCTCCGGAAGGTTCAGGCTCCCTGTGA
- a CDS encoding NHLP leader peptide family RiPP precursor, which translates to MIIVSEAIFKNQVIQKAWEDPGFKARLLTDPKEALREALGINLPDHITLKTVEEGSNEFYLVIPPSPSSGIMKTDVTTLGSW; encoded by the coding sequence ATGATTATTGTGTCAGAGGCGATTTTTAAGAATCAAGTGATTCAGAAAGCATGGGAAGATCCGGGTTTCAAAGCAAGGCTGCTTACCGATCCGAAAGAAGCTCTCAGAGAAGCACTAGGTATCAATCTGCCTGATCATATTACACTCAAAACGGTCGAGGAAGGCTCCAATGAGTTCTATCTGGTCATCCCTCCAAGTCCGTCCTCAGGTATTATGAAAACGGATGTCACCACCCTCGGTTCCTGGTAA